A single Biomphalaria glabrata chromosome 2, xgBioGlab47.1, whole genome shotgun sequence DNA region contains:
- the LOC106054287 gene encoding monocarboxylate transporter 9-like: MKTMASVFGPIWNTTKPSTSSEKIHYKIDPDKCYDWLTRDNKDTKKDNEDDSGDFKDIVLPKALDGGWGWFVVLGAFGVSVICDGISYSFGVLYYELLNHYNENRSKTSFVGSVFFGVSMVVGPVSSMLTSRFGARTMTIVGGLTSSLGMLLSMIAPSLDVLFVTFGVIVGIGFSFCFNASIVIVSFYFEKKRSLATGIAVCGTGLGTVTFAPFMDYLINTYSLAGFFLVLSGVSLNLVVCGMLFRPLHFTKLERRARMLSTFDKIPYDRRDLEMPENIFGNGDEENDTMSLVGLPEFAPTLLKRHHSVALMKALHKGKNPDLTLKRYMSNVMFQIINLKDKENQEGTSVDAVHYKHLSVFSPRMLLVGLESEIIFNPKTSSSETYFAPSLTSIRRGSVYIAQGHTLMHSLSTSQRRQSQHKRPSLRRPSLNPSVIDSAHAKPRRNYQLLKSYSETNVHDTKQQASSQKNSLTLNLPLYRTDIFFRRLNLSCNVGTSCPQLYVNDIYERQHDVSSLKWFSQKVRRFFNSLVDCSLFRERFFVVFLMSNFFYYFWSDVPYMYATDHATYVGVGPDKGALIISFVGAANFMGQIVFGFIGDMKVNLLLVYAVSSTLSGVFISCVPLSSSYTIMVICYVFFGFFIAVSYPLTTVILVQYLGLGKLSRAYGLLMLTQGVGNFVGPIVSGWIADTTGGYALTFYTSGAFYSLSGLVLFMVYIPKC; this comes from the exons ATGAAAACTATGGCCAGTGTGTTTGGCCCTATTTGGAATACAACTAAACCTTCTACATCTTCAGAAAAAATCCATTACAAGATTGACCCTGACAAATGCTATGACTGGCTGACCAGAGACaacaaagacacaaaaaaagacAACGAAGACGATTCGGGCGATTTCAAAGACATCGTTCTACCCAAAGCTCTTGATGGTGGCTGGGGATGGTTTGTGGTGCTGGGAGCATTTGGCGTTAGCGTCATTTGTGATGGTATCTCCTACAGCTTTGGTGTCCTGTATTACGAGCTGCTCAACCACTACAATGAAAACAGAAGCAAGACATCTTTTGTGGGCAGTGTCTTTTTTGGAGTTTCCATGGTTGTAGGCCCAGTCTCCAGCATGTTGACTTCACGGTTTGGAGCGAGAACGATGACAATTGTTGGCGGGTTGACGTCTTCGCTGGGGATGCTTCTCAGTATGATTGCACCTTCCCTTGATGTTCTCTTCGTCACGTTTGGTGTCATTGTCGGAATTGGATTTTCCTTTTGCTTCAACGCTAGCATCGTGATCGTTTCTTTCTATTTCGAAAAGAAGCGATCACTAGCCACAGGCATCGCAGTCTGTGGAACAGGCTTAGGCACTGTGACCTTTGCTCCATTCATGGACTACTTGATTAATACATACAGTTTGGCAGGATTTTTCTTGGTTTTATCAGGAGTTTCTTTGAATCTGGTGGTTTGTGGGATGTTGTTTCGACCTTTGCATTTCACAAAACTAGAACGTCGAGCTCGGATGCTAAGCACATTTGACAAGATCCCATATGACAGAAGAGATCTTGAAATGCCTGAAAACATTTTTGGGAATGGTGACGAAGAGAACGACACTATGTCATTAGTTGGTTTGCCAGAGTTCGCGCCAACACTTTTAAAGAGACACCACTCAGTAGCTTTAATGAAAGCTCTCCATAAAGGAAAGAACCCTGATCTAACTCTGAAGAGATACATGTCTAACGTAATGTTTCAGATCATTAATCTGAAAGATAAAGAAAATCAAGAAGGAACTTCAGTTGATGCAGTACACTATAAACATCTGAGCGTGTTCAGCCCAAGAATGTTACTTGTTGGTTTAGAATCGGAGATCATTTTTAACCCAAAAACTAGTTCTTCAGAAACTTATTTTGCTCCAAGTTTGACTTCAATACGAAGAGGCAGCGTCTACATAGCCCAAGGGCACACTCTAATGCATTCTTTAAGTACTTCACAGCGTCGGCAGTCGCAACATAAAAGACCATCTTTAAGGCGACCAAGTCTCAACCCGAGCGTTATTGATTCCGCCCATGCCAAGCCCCGCAGAAACTACCAACTTTTGAAAAGTTACTCGGAGACTAATGTGCATGATACAAAACAGCAAGCAAGCAGTCAGAAAAATTCCCTTACGCTAAATCTTCCATTGTATCGTACAGACATTTTCTTCCGACGACTCAACCTCAGTTGCAATGTCGGAACCAGCTGTCCCCAACTGTATGTAAATGACATCTATGAGAGACAACACGATGTTTCGTCTTTAAAGTGGTTTAGTCAAAAAGTTCGTCGATTCTTCAATAGTTTGGTAGATTGTAGCCTTTTCCGAGAACGTTTTTTTGTGGTATTTTTAATGTCGAACTTTTTCTACTATTTTTGGAGTGACGTCCCTTACATGTACGCCACTGACCATGCGACGTACGTAGGCGTTGGCCCTGATAAGGGCGCTTTGATAATCTCTTTCGTGGGCGCTGCCAACTTTATGGGGCAGATCGTCTTTGGCTTTATTGGAGACATGAAAGTGAACCTCCTTCTGGTTTACGCCGTCTCCTCCACACTTTCAGGCGTGTTTATTAGCTGTGTACCGCTGAGTAGTAGCTATACCATTATGGTCATTTGCTATGTCTTCTTTGGATTTTTTATTGCCGTCAGTTATCCACTAACTACAGTGATTCTGGTCCAGTATCTTGGCCTGGGCAAACTGTCAAGGGCTTACGGATTGCTCATGTTGACACAAGGAGTGGGAAACTTCGTAGGACCCATTGTGTCGG GGTGGATTGCAGACACCACGGGGGGTTACGCCTTGACTTTCTACACCAGTGGTGCATTCTATAGTCTCTCTGGCCTGGTACTCTTTATGGTCTACATACCAAAGTGTTGA